A genome region from Brassica oleracea var. oleracea cultivar TO1000 chromosome C2, BOL, whole genome shotgun sequence includes the following:
- the LOC106327361 gene encoding probable protein phosphatase 2C 1 yields MESPNSSSPLTLHDLAKPSSVSKSFAATSSPLLSSSSLSPNLLYVRRKLTPSPRDLPLNSSLMGVVSSSTYLQAGLEKGDNCVMVCLCWKVTTILSLSFYQVEKGGENALFVSSYRGGVIAVADGFSSWVEQDVDPSSYVLQRAHGSCFSSG; encoded by the exons ATGGAATCTCCAAATTCATCATCTCCTCTCACACTCCATGACCTTGCAAAACCGAGCTCCGTCTCAAAGAGTTTCGCCGCGACCTCATCTCCGCTTCTTTCCTCGAGTTCTCTCAGTCCCAATCTTCTCTACGTCCGACGCAAACTAACTCCGTCTCCAAGAGATTTGCCGCTGAATTCGTCGTTGATGGGGGTGGTCTCATCGTCAACCTATTTGCAGGCTGGCCTAGAAAAGGGAGATAACTGTGTTATGGTCTGTTTGTGTTGGAAAGTGACAACGATTCTCTCGCTCAGTTTCTACCAG GTTGAGAAAGGTGGGGAAAATGCTCTCTTTGTAAGTAGCTATAGGGGAGGTGTCATAGCTGTTGCAGATGGTTTTTCCAG CTGGGTTGAACAAGATGTTGACCCTTCCTCGTACGTTCTCCAAAGAGCTCATGGCTCATGCTTCTCGTCTGGTTGA
- the LOC106323547 gene encoding probable receptor-like protein kinase At1g67000, whose amino-acid sequence MKVDNVLVHLQSYLKVWAYVHNIVVPIVASDSNDTIGQYNDEPIPLVEHTVDEHVIIQEENSEPQIPLRRSGRERKSAISNDYVVYNIENECDLSMDDDPISFKMAMESDNSEEWFDASKEERKFMDDNHVWDLVELPDGFKTIGSKWVYKTKRDSKEFQCKDDREGLKNYGVVKNSSSVLLYGRDGTKNLEENCKIEVSIPVSESTLHTLRLDNPKKSLEQGFNLEIKQDCSVCLESKGACGYNHISSGFVCYCDDATHGQNCGSGRRSKGSLVNAIHKGSLIKPICKVLGSVAGVVLFVILLSFFLHFLRKRELRLRQQNLMSLIPLKHYTYAQVKRITKSFAEVVGRGGFGIVYRGTLSDGRMVAVRDVKRGSKRAIIYEFLGNGSLDKFISRKSSVNLDWATLYQIALGVARGLEYLHHGCKTRIVHFDIKPQNVLLDEDFCPIVSDFGLAKLCEKKESVLSLLDTRGTVGYIAPEMISRVYGSVSHKSDVCSYGMLVLEMIGARNKESAHQDSASNTSSIYFPEWVYRDLELGKPRRLIENGINNEEEEVAKKMALVGLWCIQPSPLDRPPMNRVVEMMEGSLEALEVPPRPVLQQIPTAPLQESLTLSGSLV is encoded by the exons ATGAAAGTGGACAATGTCCTGGTCCATTTGCAAAGTTACTTGAAAGTATGGGCATATGTGCACAACATAGTTGTTCCTATTGTTGCATCAGACTCTAATGACACAATAGGACAATATAATGATGAGCCAATCCCACTAGTTGAACATACTGTTGATGAACATGTCATAATTCAAGAAGAGAATAGTGAACCACAAATACCTTTAAGGCGATCTGGAAGAGAAAGAAAATCTGCCATTTCAAACGATTATGTTGTTTATAATATTGAAAATGAATGTGACTTAAGCATGGATGATGATCCGATCTCATTCAAAATGGCCATGGAAAGTGACAATTCTGAAGAGTGGTTTGATGCCTCAAAAGAAGAAAGGAAATTTATGGATGATAATCATGTATGGGACTTAGTAGAGTTGCCCGATGGTTTCAAAACCATTGGTTCTAAATGGGTCTATAAGACTAAACGTGACTCGAAAG AGTTTCAATGTAAGGATGATAGGGAAGGTTTAAAAAACTACGGTGTTGTCAAAAACAGCTCGTCTGTTTTACTCTACGGGAGGGATGGCACTAAAAACTTGGAGGAAAATTGCAAAATAGAAGTCAGTATACCTGTTTCCGAGTCGACTTTACACACTCTACGTTTGGATAATCCGAAGAAGTCTCTTGAACAGGGTTTCAATCTTGAAATTAAACAAGACTGCTCAGTGTGCTTAGAATCCAAGGGTGCTTGTGGGTATAATCATATTTCGAGTGGATTCGTCTGCTATTGTGACGATGCCACCCATGGCCAAAACTGTGGCTCTGGAAGGAGAAGTAAGG GGTCTTTGGTCAACGCAATCCACAAAG GGTCGTTGATCAAACCAATTTGTAAAG TTTTGGGTTCGGTAGCAGGCGTTGTTCTGTTCGTGATCTTATTATCATTCTTTCTTCATTTTCTCCGGAAGAGAGAATTACGTCTAAGACAACAGAATCTGATGTCCCTCATTCCACTCAAACACTACACTTATGCACAGGTGAAAAGAATTACAAAGTCATTTGCAGAAGTGGTCGGGAGAGGCGGATTTGGAATTGTTTATAGAGGAACTCTTTCTGATGGCCGTATGGTTGCGGTTAGGGATGTTAAAAGGG GTTCCAAAAGAGCAATTATATATGAATTTTTGGGAAATGGGTCTCTTGATAAATTCATCTCACGCAAGTCCTCGGTGAATTTGGATTGGGCGACATTGTATCAAATTGCGCTAGGAGTTGCTCGTGGTCTAGAGTACTTGCATCATGGCTGTAAAACAAGGATTGTACATTTCGACATCAAACCACAAAATGTACTCTTAGATGAAGACTTTTGCCCCATAGTTTCGGACTTTGGGCTTGCCAAGCTCTGTGAGAAGAAAGAGAGTGTCTTGTCATTGCTGGACACAAGAGGTACAGTAGGGTACATTGCACCAGAAATGATTTCAAGAGTTTATGGGAGCGTGTCTCACAAGTCAGATGTTTGTAGCTATGGAATGTTAGTTCTTGAGATGATTGGTGCAAGGAACAAAGAAAGCGCTCATCAAGACTCTGCTTCTAACACAAGTTCAATATACTTTCCTGAATGGGTATATAGGGATCTTGAATTAGGAAAGCCTAGAAGGCTTATCGAGAACGGAATCAACAATGAGGAAGAGGAGGTAGCAAAGAAGATGGCATTGGTAGGTTTGTGGTGTATTCAGCCTTCCCCATTAGATCGCCCACCAATGAACAGAGTCGTAGAGATGATGGAAGGAAGTCTTGAAGCTCTTGAAGTGCCTCCAAGGCCTGTCTTGCAGCAAATTCCCACGGCACCTCTTCAGGAATCTCTAACGCTTTCAGGTAGTTTGGTTTAA